A genomic window from Streptomyces sp. 846.5 includes:
- a CDS encoding DJ-1/PfpI family protein translates to MSRVVFLLVPGVHLLDLAGPAQVFSTAADFGHDYTLGYVAEQPVVTSAQGIPLQADTDWPELEQDDLLLVPGWRSLSLEQESVLGPDALCRLREHHAAGGTVASVCAGADALGRAGLLDGRRCTTHHDLQEQLAARYRRAIVVRDVLFTLDDRVVTSAGIASGIDLALYLVAQRHGPAAAAQIARDMVVYARRNGHEQQHSAMLRHRSHLDDTVHRAQDVIDSRYDSRLPLADLAAAVGVSDRTLTRLFTRATGLTPLRYQQTLRLERAEHLISHGSTVDHAARTVGFEDPRMLRRLRARPTTVETAQA, encoded by the coding sequence ATGAGCCGCGTCGTCTTCCTGCTGGTGCCCGGCGTGCACCTGCTCGACCTTGCCGGGCCCGCCCAGGTCTTCTCCACCGCCGCCGACTTCGGCCACGACTACACCCTCGGGTACGTGGCCGAACAGCCGGTGGTCACCAGCGCCCAGGGCATCCCGCTGCAGGCCGACACCGACTGGCCGGAGCTGGAGCAGGACGATCTGCTGCTGGTCCCGGGTTGGCGCTCGCTCTCCCTGGAGCAGGAGTCCGTGCTCGGCCCGGACGCGCTGTGCAGGCTGCGCGAGCACCATGCCGCCGGCGGCACCGTCGCCAGCGTCTGCGCCGGCGCGGACGCCCTCGGCCGGGCCGGACTGCTGGACGGCCGCCGCTGCACCACCCACCACGACCTCCAGGAGCAGCTGGCCGCCCGCTACCGTCGGGCGATCGTGGTCCGCGACGTCCTGTTCACCCTGGACGACCGGGTGGTGACCTCCGCCGGCATCGCCAGCGGCATCGACCTCGCCCTCTACCTGGTGGCCCAGCGCCACGGCCCGGCCGCGGCGGCCCAGATCGCCAGGGACATGGTCGTCTACGCCCGCCGCAACGGACATGAGCAGCAGCACAGCGCGATGCTGCGGCACCGTTCGCACCTGGACGACACGGTCCACCGCGCCCAGGACGTCATCGACAGCCGCTACGACTCCCGGCTCCCGCTGGCCGACCTGGCCGCCGCAGTCGGCGTCAGCGACCGCACCCTCACCCGCCTCTTCACCCGCGCCACCGGCCTCACCCCGCTGCGCTACCAGCAGACACTGCGCCTGGAACGGGCCGAACACCTCATCTCCCACGGCTCCACCGTGGACCACGCCGCCCGCACCGTCGGCTTCGAGGACCCCCGCATGCTCCGCCGCCTCCGCGCCAGGCCGACGACCGTCGAGACAGCACAGGCCTGA
- a CDS encoding isochorismatase family protein yields the protein MSRALIVIDVQESFRARTPEWVESYNPKIAEPVNRLVSLARSAGDTVVWVLHSEPGSDTVFDPALGHVRLLEELDHQDGDLTVYKTSHNAFTTTNLQQQLMERGITELVTCGIRTEQCVETTTRVASDLGYRVTFVSDATSTSPITRNGVTLSAEELVQRTEFVLADRFATIATVDELEAQAADQG from the coding sequence ATGAGCCGAGCACTGATTGTCATCGACGTCCAGGAATCCTTCCGCGCCCGCACTCCGGAGTGGGTCGAGAGCTACAACCCCAAGATTGCCGAGCCGGTCAACCGACTGGTCTCGCTGGCCAGGTCCGCCGGTGACACGGTGGTCTGGGTGCTGCACTCCGAACCCGGCTCCGACACCGTGTTCGACCCGGCGCTCGGCCATGTCCGGCTGCTGGAGGAGCTGGACCACCAGGACGGCGACCTGACGGTTTACAAGACCTCCCACAATGCGTTCACCACGACCAATCTGCAGCAGCAGCTGATGGAGCGGGGCATCACCGAGCTGGTCACCTGCGGCATCCGAACCGAGCAGTGCGTGGAGACCACCACCAGGGTCGCCAGTGACCTCGGCTACCGGGTCACCTTCGTCTCCGACGCCACCTCCACCAGCCCGATCACCCGCAACGGGGTCACCCTCAGCGCCGAGGAGCTGGTCCAGCGCACCGAGTTCGTGCTCGCCGACCGCTTCGCCACCATCGCCACCGTGGACGAGCTGGAAGCCCAGGCGGCCGACCAGGGATGA